AGCTGCCTTTAAACAGTTTGGCAAAAAGGCAGCTGCCTATACATATCAGTGGCAGTTTCTGTTGACAGTGGAAGTGCCTTGTGGGCGAGCTGCCGATGCCACAGTTTAAACTGGCCCTTATATTACTGCAGATTAACGTCATCTTGGCTCTGAGGCTTGTGCTAAGTCAGCAGCTCCCTGGCAACTCTCCCTAAATAATCTTCCTCTTAAAAAAAGATCTGCTCTACCCTTAAAGCAAATATATTTACATCCAGGAAGCTTAATGCAGATCTGTTCAACCTATTAATGGGGGCAGattgaaaaatatattcagATTTCTAGTACTATGTTGTAATAAtatttaatgagaaataaagcTGTGACATTATGAGAATCAAGTTTTGGTGTGTTCAATGCTTGCTTCTAGTTCTGTAAGTCTGTGGTActtattgtgtttctgtttgtcagttcctgtgtgtgagtgtgtgtccttcagtctgTAATGGCGGTAGCTGGGAACCCAGGTCCGGGGGCCACACAGTGCGTGACCAAGGTGGCGCTGAGCATCTCCTGTCAGAATCTGCTCGACATGGACACCTTCTCTAAGTCCGACCCGCTGTGCGTGCTTTTTATGAACAGCTCTGGGCCCCACTGGTGTGAGGTAAGTGGGGTTAATAGATTGttagtctacacacacacacacacacacacacacacacacacaaagacacacctCCAGCTGTTCAGTGAATCCTAAAATCAGTGCAGGTGCGGGTACATGTAGTTCTCTTTCACTCACTGAAGTGGAGATTTGGATTTACATGAACATAATGCAGTGATATTCACactttttacattcacccaaaTGTAAGTTAAAATACCAAGTATCACTACTGATGTAAAACTCCTGTTGAAATCAAAGTTATTTAGGCCTTGGCTAGTAATTCAAACTTCTGAGTTGGTCATAGTTATGCTGTGTCTGACTCTgtgacatgtgtctgtgttagaTCGGCcggacagagaaaataaacaacagcCTTAATCCAAGCTTCTCCAAGACCTTTGTCATCGACTACTACTTTGAGATGGTGCAGAAGCTGAAGTTCGAAGTGTACGACATCGACAGCGAGAACTGCAGTCTGCAAGAGGCTGACTTCCTGGGAGAAGTGGAGTGTACCTTGGGACAGGTGAACGCTCTTCAACAGATCATTCATCATCTTAGTCATCCAAcctgttattatttttcttcactATTGTAAGTCCGTCCTGTGGCATTTCTGGTGATAGCTACAATGACACAAGGTgatgttatttcatttttttctaggTTGTGTCCTCAAAGAAAATTACACGACCACTTGTCATGAAGAACAAGTCGCCTGCAGGAAAAGGAACCATCACTGTGAGTTGCTTTCATTCAGATTGGAAGATTATTGTATTTGGTTTGAAGTGTAAATGCACTTATTTCACCGTTTAACAGTGTTGTTTCTTGGTTTGCAGATAAGCGGAGAGGAAAGAACTGACAACCGGGTGGTGGAATTTGATATGGCAGCTAGAAAACTGGATAAAATGGTATTGATGACTACATATGAATACGATAAAGAATTCAGAAACATCGATACAGATGATTTTACTGGGGTTAAAACTTCATCAATGTCTCTGTGGTCTTTGCTGCTCTTGATAGTTTAATAAGAGGATAACATCAGCTATTTTTGATCAATCGTTTTCTTGGGTTTTCTCCTCCATTTCGATTGTCAACATTAGACAAGttgaatgaaaaatataaatccatGTTTAACAGGGATTGGTTCAGCTGTGTGTAACTTTCATGCCCATTTCTAGGATTTCTTTGGGAAGTCCGACCCTTTCCTGGAATTCTTCAAGCAGACAGAAACTGGATGGATGCTGGCTCACAGGACAGAGGTACAGATATATACTAGTTGTACAACATGATATTACTCTGACTACGACTTTTTTACTCTGTGAATATGTTACTATGTGGAGCATCTACTCTGACTCTGTTATCTGACTCTTAATCTGCTCTCCCGCATACACTGAAGGCCTGACATTCTTCAGAGTGACGCAAATATCTGAGTTAGTTGCTCCAGAAATGGTCCTCAGCTAACAGACCAAACCAGAAGAACTCTGACTCTGTGACTTTTACCCGGCTCTTTTAATCTGTGCCTGTTGTTCTGTAACTAATTCAAGAACAACACACTTGTACCACATGTTGTAAAATTTAGTAGATGATCTGATAGGACTTTGTTGTCATGGAGATACTGGTGGGACATTAAGTGGTCAAAGTGCACCTTGTTAATCTGAGTCATTTTCCAGGTGGTGAAGAAAAACTTAAACCCAACGTGGAAACGATTCCGTGTCCCGCTGCAATCCCTCTGTGGAGGAGATGTGGAGAAACCTataaaggtacacacacacagacattacttaaaaaaatagcaGAATGCAGAATAGTTATTTTGATTATCTATTAAtctgaaaagtatttttcatttaattgattaattgttagctctatacatttatttaaaatacaacacatttcTATTAAATGTTCTAGTCTGACACACATTCAGTTCAGTGATGTTgaagacaaagaaagacagtaaacacacaacatttgaaATACGTGAACCAGTAAATTATTGGAAATatttgcttgaaaaaaaaaaagaagaagcaactAAGCAATTATCAAAATATACACTGAAACATTATCTGGTTTTGAATTAACTAATCGTTACAGCTTTATCTGGAAACGAAAGTAAATTTACAATTCTCAGCTTCTCAGTCAGTCATAGTCAcaattataatgataatttcCAAATATACATCAAATGTCAATAGAGCTTATTTTATACATTAGGTAAGTATGAggtgttgatgatgttgtctCAGCTCAGCTTATGCATATCAAAGGGTCAGATAATCTTGGTACAAATTAGGAAATGTGTTTAAGCACTAGTTTACGtgagttgttttttgtgtctgtcctctaACCCTGTTAAAGCACACTTATCAGGAACAGATGCTTTCCCATCAACAGTTCAAGTGAGTTTACTGTCAAAACCCTGAGTGCTCTTCATGTGACGGATTCAGTGTATGTGACACGTCAGGTCACACTCCTAGTCACACCTACTTAGATCTTGAGGATTATGCATAGTTAGGCAGAGTGTGACCCATCGGTGAACTTACCTGTTAAATGatcactttgtgtgtctgtgtttttctagtTGATTAATGCGAATGGGGGAGCTGGGAAATTGGACTTAACATGAATTTAAAGTGAAGATAAACTGTAGGTTTTTGTCGATATCAGTAGTAATATATGCTAGTTATTAGTCGTTCTCCTGTTTCCTAATCATTTGAAGCTCATGTGTGACAGAAGAGTCTGATGTCTTCACAGACAGTATGTTGTTTATCCCAATACAAGGTGCTGACAGCAGAGCGGGATGTACACAccccttcacaaaaaaaacaaattataattctGTGCAAATTGAAGCTTCAAGAAAGTTAATGCATTCATGTGATGTAGAAAACAATCcgatttttttttccacattctgaCTTCAAAACACATGAACCCGCTGAAGTAGGAACATCTTTGCAACCTAGGATATAatgctttttttcttcattgTGCCTAACACACTTATTCTACATACACTTCATTTCTCTAGGGTTAAGAGAGGAAGTCTTTTTCTTCGTCTTTGGCTGGACCAGCTACATCGCAGACCTTGGAATACACTGATAGTCTGATACAATGATTTTAtcctaaataataataattattggaTATTGTCAAATATGTCAAATCTTAATCTGAAATCGAACTCTTCAAGTCAAATGAAGTGAGGtataaattattacattttcagccgaaatgaagaaaaaacataaaaacatattctcCAGACTTCAAGTAGTTTCATTATTTACCTCTAGTGAAGTAAATGTGGACTCCTGCTCTCCACATCACTGCTGGGGGCGGTTAAGTACAGTACTTGATTAAATGTACTTTCCACCACTGTCATCAGGTGAGTTCACCAATGGGTCAGGTTGGGGTTTTCCATCCTGACAGATCACTATCTGAAGAAAGATTTCCTAGTTGTTCATCTCGTAGACATATGGCCTTGTCTGTCCTGGCTGCTCCATTCTGTGTCCtgtctcctgtttcctctctccacaCTGAAGACCGGTCCAGAGCAGCGAGTCAGGGGCTGTACTCTCCCTCTTTGTCAcaaggcttgtgtgtgtgtttttgttgtgcctAGTTCACACTATACAATTAAGCCCAATATAGGATTATCGAAGCCAAATCCGCGTTGCTTTGTGTGTACTCTTCAAAGATGCCGAAGGCTCGCTGACAGTCAACTTACCTTTTCACTGCTCGCGTGGGCTTTTGTAACCAAACGTAGATAGTTTAGTGTGTGACCCCCGTGTAATACAAATTCATGTCTGCAAGACTCCAATATAGTGTGAACAGCGCATTGATCCAATGGCTTAGGAAGTCCTTTAGACTGAACTTAGACGTTTGAGTAGTGGGGAGTTGCCTTTACATTTGAAGCTTCACACCCATAGCATGCTTTTTGTCTCACCATCTTTAATGTCCACACACTGATGCTAAGTTATCAGctgaatcttttctttttcactcaTTTAATGTCAAAGAGAGTGGACTGATTGTTTTCTCCTGAAtgtctgtgtttctcaggtTGACTGTCTTGACTACAACAACAGCGGATCTCACGACTTCATCGGCTCCTTCCAGGCCACACTCTGCCAAATACAGCAGGCTTCCGAGAAGTTCGCGGTGAGCTCTGTGTGCCAGCGCTGACATTTAAACACGAACAAAACtgaaacatgaaatacaaaCCAGATTTCTATTCTTTTAACAAGAGGTGGATATTTATTCCATAACTAACACTCTTGGTGTGTTTGTTATCCTCTCAGGCTGAGTTTGAATGCACCAACAgtaagaagaaacagaagaagaaaggataCAAAAACTCTGGTATCATCGTCATAAAACGGTGCAAGGTACTTTTAGCTTTTCCTTTGGAGAACATATCCTTATCTGGCTCCATGTTGTATCTTTTAGATCAAACTGAagattattttttgtcttttattttttaaaggttaaGTAATTTGTGTCATCAACATGTATTTTCAGGTTGTGAAGGAGTACACGTTCCTGGATTACGTAATGGGTGGCTGCCAGATTAACTTCACTGTGCGTATTCAAACTTCTTTGTTAATCTCCTTTCGAAAATAGTCTATATTAACCTCATGCTTAAATGTAATGGCATCTTCATTAATACTGTGTATTATGATGACCGActattatttgatttaatgctTGTATTCATTTACCAGATTGCTGTTGACTTCACTGGTTCCAATGGAGACCCCAAATTCCCTGTATCCCTCCACTACATCAACCCTCAGGGCTACAATGAATACCTGGCAGCCATCTGGGCAGTGGGCAATGTCATCCAGGACTATGACAGGTGAATACAGCAGATTATTTTCTATGAGGCTTCATGAGCCACCAATAATCCAAACACAACGAAGgttgtgttttccttcctttGGAAAATGGATTGATTTAAAGGAAAGGTTTCAGTAAAACTACCAacagtgaatgtgttttctctgtgtgtccaaACCCACCAACAGAGAAATCAGATCTATATGTCATCTGATTAATACAGCAGTAGCGCATTCTTGTACTGCCCTCTAAGACTAagatttaatcaattaattatgtCAATCTCTCTTATGCACAATATCAGTTCCGTTAAGTAGGAAACACTGTGAAACCGCTGCTAGGATGAAATATATGAATATCTAGAAGAATGCCTGATGCAGCATGTGAGTTAATTGGAAAAACTCACATGCTTTTTTCTGACCAAATTCACATTGGAAAAGGAGGTTTAAAAGGGTGGGTCACTCTCCTATTTCCATTAAGGTCGAAATTTAAGCTATAGGTAACACTGATGAAATGTGTTACCTGTTTGAACATCTGAACAGGGCTCTAGTCTCGTCCCATGTTTGTATAAATTGTAACATCTACGCCAC
The window above is part of the Platichthys flesus chromosome 21, fPlaFle2.1, whole genome shotgun sequence genome. Proteins encoded here:
- the LOC133932505 gene encoding copine-3-like isoform X1, with product MAVAGNPGPGATQCVTKVALSISCQNLLDMDTFSKSDPLCVLFMNSSGPHWCEIGRTEKINNSLNPSFSKTFVIDYYFEMVQKLKFEVYDIDSENCSLQEADFLGEVECTLGQVVSSKKITRPLVMKNKSPAGKGTITISGEERTDNRVVEFDMAARKLDKMDFFGKSDPFLEFFKQTETGWMLAHRTEVVKKNLNPTWKRFRVPLQSLCGGDVEKPIKVDCLDYNNSGSHDFIGSFQATLCQIQQASEKFAAEFECTNSKKKQKKKGYKNSGIIVIKRCKVVKEYTFLDYVMGGCQINFTIAVDFTGSNGDPKFPVSLHYINPQGYNEYLAAIWAVGNVIQDYDSDKMFPAFGFGAQIPPTWQVSHEFPINFNPSNPFCAGIEGVVQAYRQCLPQVKLYGPTNFSPIINHVANFGRQALQQQTASQYFVLLIITDGVITDMDETRNAIVNASRLPISIIIVGVGGADFTNMEFLDGDDGNLRSATGEAAMRDIVQFVPFRQFQNGPQELLAQTVLAEVPGQVTDFFRATGLRPPQGDTPLPDLSTSAPPQ
- the LOC133932505 gene encoding copine-3-like isoform X2 yields the protein MAVAGNPGPGATQCVTKVALSISCQNLLDMDTFSKSDPLCVLFMNSSGPHWCEIGRTEKINNSLNPSFSKTFVIDYYFEMVQKLKFEVYDIDSENCSLQEADFLGEVECTLGQVVSSKKITRPLVMKNKSPAGKGTITISGEERTDNRVVEFDMAARKLDKMDFFGKSDPFLEFFKQTETGWMLAHRTEVVKKNLNPTWKRFRVPLQSLCGGDVEKPIKVDCLDYNNSGSHDFIGSFQATLCQIQQASEKFAAEFECTNSKKKQKKKGYKNSGIIVIKRCKVVKEYTFLDYVMGGCQINFTIAVDFTGSNGDPKFPVSLHYINPQGYNEYLAAIWAVGNVIQDYDSDKMFPAFGFGAQIPPTWQVSHEFPINFNPSNPFCAGIEGVVQAYRQCLPQVKLYGPTNFSPIINHVANFGRQALQQQTASQYFVLLIITDGVITDMDETRNAIVNASRLPISIIIVGVGGADFTNMEFLDGDDGNLRSATGEAAMRDIVQFVPFRQFQNAGTAALAQSVLAELPDQVASFFNLFDLKPPNESTPS